In Cryptomeria japonica chromosome 10, Sugi_1.0, whole genome shotgun sequence, a genomic segment contains:
- the LOC131044290 gene encoding transcription factor MYB102 has product MLAGRGVNIWVGLIHLLLPLGGTISSHLAFAVREKRVLTTIITSIMGRQPCCDKVGLKKGPWTAEEDQKLITFILNNGHCCWRAVPKLAGLLRCGKSCRLRWTNYLRPDLKRGVLSESEEQLIIDLHAHLGNRWSKIASHLPGRTDNEIKNYWNTHIKKKLKRMGIDPMTHRPISDQVSDMTYNPTESKTFPTVLGTEEYLAPQLDLNPYNNEDMARINNNYNNDATKEASSRSNESELTEEEKSVDSLKEAGQLSASEGYGFEPSVELLSAAEAQNFENFVGTSPCLDFLNGNSPLFHPQESPLLRVPEEEGLLEISNDIIDCANIQDGNSSELIKDEYTVESCLSSFDYNREIQTPICSSAAEIQWTPDMLVTESLLPSPTPETNMQASLWQQDSDDAFPGWDGDILDHDINIANCCFSSAFY; this is encoded by the exons ATGTTGGCAGGGAGGGGAGTTAATATATGGGTAGGACTCATTCACTTGTTGCTCCCATTAGGAGgtaccatttcatctcatctggcTTTTGCAGTCAGAGAAAAAAGAGTCCTCACAACAATCATAACAAGTATAATGGGGAGACAGCCCTGTTGTGACAAGGTTGGATTGAAGAAAGGACCCTGGACTGCAGAAGAAGACCAGAAGCTCATTACTTTCATTCTCAACAATGGCCATTGCTGTTGGCGTGCTGTTCCAAAGCTTGCTG GTCTGCTTCGATGTGGGAAAAGCTGCAGATTGAGGTGGACTAATTACCTTCGGCCTGACTTGAAGCGGGGAGTTCTCTCTGAGTCTGAAGAGCAGCTCATCATTGATCTTCATGCCCACCTTGGTAACAG ATGGTCCAAGATTGCTTCACATTTGCCTGGGCGTACAGACAATGAGATAAAAAATTACTGGAACACCCACATCAAGAAAAAGCTCAAACGCATGGGAATCGATCCCATGACCCACCGACCAATTTCTGATCAAGTATCTGACATGACTTACAATCCCACAGAAAGCAAGACATTTCCTACTGTTTTGGGTACAGAGGAGTACTTAGCACCCCAATTAGACTTAAATCCTTACAATAATGAGGACATGGCCAGAATAAATAACAATTATAACAATGATGCTACGAAGGAAGCCTCCAGTCGGTCTAATGAGTCAGAATTGACAGAGGAAGAGAAGAGCGTTGACAGTCTGAAGGAGGCAGGGCAGCTTAGTGCATCAGAAGGTTATGGGTTCGAACCTAGCGTGGAATTGTTATCTGCAGCTGAAGCCCAGAACTTTGAAAACTTTGTGGGAACATCCCCATGTTTAGATTTCCTCAATGGCAATTCACCACTGTTCCATCCACAGGAGTCGCCATTGTTGAGGGTACCTGAAGAAGAGGGGTTGTTGGAAATTTCAAATGATATTATTGATTGTGCAAACATTCAAGATGGCAATTCTTCAGAATTGATCAAAGATGAATATACTGTTGAATCTTGtttatcatcatttgattataACAGGGAAATTCAAACACCCATTTGCTCTTCAGCAGCAGAAATTCAATGGACACCCGACATGCTGGTCACAGAGTCACTTCTTCCTAGTCCTACACCTGAAACCAACATGCAAGCATCCTTATGGCAACAAGATTCAGATGACGCATTTCCTGGATGGGATGGAGATATATTGGACCATGACATCAATATTGCCAACTGTTGTTTTTCTAGTGCTTTTTACTAA